The Oryza glaberrima chromosome 5, OglaRS2, whole genome shotgun sequence DNA segment ATGGCACCATCGGATTGGCCAGTGTGTTGTAAGATCATTGGGCTTTCAAAATGCCAATTGACAGGATATTAACACTGGCACCCCAATCCGCATCAACCATCAAACCATGAGAAAGCACAGTTAAAAACTGTGAACAGAACCTGCACTCGGCAAAGACAGCAGATTCAAAACTTGCACACGTGCACTAAAATTACACGAAGAATGCAGCACAAGGTTAACTTCCAAGTAGTGCATAGAAGTATATgccagcaaaaacaaaaaatcagtCTGGCAACTTCCCGATAAAATTCCCTAATGCATTTACTGACAAGTGACAACTGACCCAAGAGGTTATATTAACTCAATTTCCTAAACGCCTCTTCGGCATGACATAATAACAACTTCACAGCTTTACAAAATAGCTATTTTCAAACCCAATGCTTCTCCTGCATGACAGATTCGCAATTTCAAAAGTTTACAAGACCACTTTCACATCCTAATTCGTACtaactccgtcccaaaatatagggGATTTTGCGCATGTAACTATCAGGGATTTTgcccaaaatatattttgggacaaaggtaCTACAGTACATCATACTTGCATGTAACTGATGCACATTTACAGCATTCTGAGGACATTTCACAAAGTAAATCTCCGATTATTACTATACATCATCGATTTATCCACAGTAACCATGTCAATTATTCGTGCATTTAAGTTGAATCTAAAATCGAAGAGGAAATCTGCATCTAACCTTGAAAATTGAAATGAGGATGCTGATCAGTCCATGACGACCTTGGCACCAACAGCCTTCATCTTATCGATGATTGTCCGAGCCTCCTCCTTCGAGACACCACCCTTGATCACAGCGGGTGCCTTCTCCACTAGCTCCTTCGCCTCCTTCAGACCCAGGTCGGTGAATGACCGGATCTCCTTGATCACCTTGATCTTGCTCGCCGCATCGAACGCCTCCAAGCGCAGCTCGAACACCGTCttctcagccgccgccgccccaccggccttctccccggcggcgcccgcggcacccgcgccgccgccgccgccgaggcccgCGGCGGAGTTGAGGATGGCGATGGGGGGAGCGGGGacgtcgaggcggcggaggaggagggcggagaGAGCGGCGGACTCGGCGAGGGTGAGGGAGGAGACGTCCTCGACGAGGCGCCAGACGCGGTCGGAGGGCGGTGGGCGGGACGGGGCGGTGGGGTCGAAGGTGGAGGCGTCGTAGTCGGTGGGGAGCTTGCGGACGTCGATGagctcctccgcggcggcggcggagaaggaggccCAGGAGAGGCTgccgtggcggaggaggcggaggcggtggccggagcggaggagcgAGGCGGCCATGGCAGCGACCGGCGAGGCTAGGGTTCTCTGGTGTCAGTGTGTTCGACGCGGTGCGGGAGCTGAGGTTTTGGACTGAAGAGGCCTCGTTTTTAGAAATTTCAGATCTGGAGAAGCCCACTTTGGCCCAGAAAGGGCCcatttatatatcttttgaTGGGCTGGGCGGTTACTCTGCAagctaaaaaaaactgaatgcCATTTTGGTGTACAAATTATTTCACTCTTGTCTTCTCAAAGTAAAAAGTTGGCGAATAATAGTTTGAGATAAAACTGAAGATAACATTGTGCTGGAagtgaaaataataataataatgtattAATAAACGTTTGGATCGTGCTACACTGATAGGAAGATGAACAATGCTCATTGTCGGATCAATCACGACAGTTGCAAATCCCTGGGGAAAGAATCAACATATCAGTCATCGATTTGACAAAAATATCATCGCAGCTCATTCTGGATTAAAGTGTAAACACTACTACAGCAGTGGCACCAACATTTGTGCTGTGTCATGACTCAGCAATCAGTCGGAAAAAATCATGTATCAGCTGCTATCCCTCTGAATGAACACCTTGTTGATTGAACACACCTCATATCTGAACCACTAAATCCATCTGCCTATCGATTTCAAACAGACTCCACGAGCAGTGCCAACCAAATTTGGATAGACAGATACGACATCAAACGGCTGAGATCACGATCCAAATGCTAAACCACTGGCTGATCCATCCAAATCCGCTAAAAACCTTCAAATAATTGTCATCATCCTCAGAAAAAAATAAGACACGGTGGGACAATCGGGGTTCCAAGGAATCTTCTTCCACTGTAGCATCGATAGCACCCACCTCGTGGTCCATTTCCAGCCGCGATTTGGTCCCGATCGATCACGCTGTCGACCGGTGAGAGCGTGCAATGGATCTCCGAACCAACCAACCATATGCAAATCAGGTTCCTTGCTTGCATTATCAGCTCATCGCCACAATTCCAATTCCATTTCATGCATAAGGTACGCGTGGTCCAATTAATCCCCGATTCATGCGCTGTATGCAAATCACATCTAagggcattcccaacccaataactaggatggtgtctataacattaaataagttgccacctagaaaaaaaatgatgtggcaagtgaataaatgaggaaagagaatgaaaccatgtcttgcatgagacatgatttctacacaacatccaagacatcatgtgagataatagtggtgtttgcattagaagagtagtgtctattactagttttttttgatgatgtggagtttatggaaaccatgtctaGGGTTATGGGTTGGTACTGCCCTAAGTCTGGTTTCTTTACGATTTTGCAGCTCGGGGCCCGAGGAGAGGATTGCCAGGTTTGACCTTTGGGAAGCTTAACAATGGTAGATGCTGATGAGATATGGCTAATCATCTCGATCTGTTTAGTAATCTAGGGTTGGTTTATTGCTGGATGGCACTTTGGtacaggaggagaagaagaatcTTTTGGAAGCATCGGATGCCAAAGCATAGAGGAATATACTGCTGCGAGATTTTTATTACAGTACTACATGTGTTGCCGAAGGATTGGGATTGGAGCCATTTTGTGACGTGTTCGTGTTTGGTGTGGTTTATCACATCTGTCTGCTTGATCTACTCTCTTTATAAACAttagtgtggagattatggataccccatatctgcaTGACAGTTATAAACTTAGTCggatatatggtaccaaatatagatagaatatctttatgagaactcgggttagtttctaacttgtatgtcaaggaaatacccgagatTTTAGTCGGTtatgattgtattttatctgagATTCCATATTCTGTTAagatatggactgtactttgtaaagcggactccttccccttataggagggtccgtgtgcctctcGGGGCACGATTCTTTTTCccagtttatacaatcaataatacactcggcggaatcatccccggacaggagtaaggtattacttcttgaataagaaggcctgaacctatataaaattccttgtctccaaacccatcaactttcctagcttgatagccacccccttttattattgccgaaatcttgtttcgacagttggcgcgccaggtaggggtagcgtcaagttttggccgactaagtgcgatgggttccgtctccggcatcgacgactttgccttccctcccgggcaggcgtttcggttcggcagcctcaacttcatcaccaacgacttcggcaagatttctctccttgactcggattcaaaccagtcggagagagaccaggtccccgcgccgttcggtattccgaactcggccgaggcctactccaagatcatctcccCCGAGTTcacttcaaaccactcggacgagatccaatctactcctccgcgaccagatcaagacgacgggccctatccctcaatcctgatgagacttcctgatgatttggccgctgtcttcacagccaagacatctcccactcgaagatctaggcgagctccggcttcggccccgatccaatctagatccagagactccaacctcttgggacagtctcgacggaagagttggatggctacctTAGCTCCCCtggcgtcagttctcgaccaaccgaggTCCTTGACtgcgacgacttcggctaccactacaACCACGGcgacttcgacgacagctatgaggataactacacgcctctctttttcggcgtattcatggctgacaatgaaacggaggaacagcgccgagcccgagaagcggaggaagaacgacaacgacaagagcgagaacgactacagcgtgagcaacaagatcgcgagcgagttgcaaaggaggctgaagatcgatggcagcgcgccttggaatctgggcgACGAGCGAGAGATCTCatcgggcaacaagacgtcgatggaacagcggtttttcgcaccccccagcagaacgcggttgcagcaatcactctcctcgacaccctcctcaaggaagacgcactcaatcaagctgatcatgttgtcaacatcttgaaccagacgaagaccatgatcgctgcctcggttccagccaactccgcaagTGCCCACACcccgactggcagccgagtccctcgtcttcgatctcaagactatcaccagccaagcctcagcattgccggcgccggatccagtcgcaggagcagggaaCATGATGAACGATCTGTTCATTCGCCTCCTGAACGATATAGGGAGCGCCGAGTCGAACGACCACACTCCCCACATCGAAGgcgccccgtcgatcttcgTGACACCGTCAACCAGCGCCGCGCGGCAAGAGGCTATCATTCACCAGACCGCTACGACGACAACATGgacggagttgctgccttcacaaatGATCTGCGTCGAGTgaattggccagccggctttaagccgactggaatcgagaagtatgacggcaccaccaacCCGAAATcctggctcaccgtctacggtcttGCAATTCGCGCAgtaggaggagacagcaaagctaTGGCAAACTATCTGCCCGTCGCCTTGGCGGActctgcccggtcctggcttcacgggctaccccgcgacacaatcggatcatgggcagaactacgcgaccacttcatcgccaacttccagggcacctttgaacgccccggtatacagtttgatctctacaacgtcgttcagaagcctggagaatcccttcgagattacatttGACGCTTTTCCGAgaaacgcaacaagatctccgacatcaccgacgacgtcatcatcgctgCCTTTACcaaaggcattcgccacgacgacctagtcggcaagttcggatgcaaacctcccaggacggtcaagcagatgtttgaaaaagccaacgagtatgccaaagccgaagatgctattaccgcgtccaagcagtcgggcaccacttggaagccaaagaaggacacgccgactgcaggagggagtggaagtaacaaccacaaggatcgcaagcgtaagcccgaagaacttgtggcaacAACCTCTacatcttcccgacaacgttcccgcatcaacaccttcgacaaaataatgaactcccaatgtccgcatcatcctaactccaaccacgtggccaaagacTGCTTCATCTACAAGCAATTTGCGGAGCAATATGCCAAGACCGCACGTAAGCATtcagacggagatcaaggcacatcaaagaagaaagacgatgaagacgatgccctaactggttttcaagaccatcgcaaggaactcaatcacatcttcggcggaccattggcttatgaatctaagagGAAGCAGAAGCTAaccgaacgggagatcaatACGGTTCAAcctaacacgccccaatatcttcggtggtcagagatagcgatcaagttcgaccgctcgaatcatcccgaccgagtggtccacccggggcggtaccccctggtattagacccagtggttcgcaatgtcaagctccgaagaactctcatcgatggcggcagcgcactcaacatccttttcgctaagaccctggacgatatgcagatccctcgcacggaattaaagccgagtaatgcacccttccacggtgtCATCCTAGGATTatcagctacaccactcggccagatcactcttccggttaccttcggcactcgggagaattttcgcacagaaaacgtttgtttcgaagttgctgatttcgagacagcgtaccatgctatactcggacgaccagctctagccaaattcatggccgtcccacactacacctacatgatgatgaagatgcctggccctcgaggagtcatatc contains these protein-coding regions:
- the LOC127773019 gene encoding uncharacterized protein LOC127773019; protein product: MAASLLRSGHRLRLLRHGSLSWASFSAAAAEELIDVRKLPTDYDASTFDPTAPSRPPPSDRVWRLVEDVSSLTLAESAALSALLLRRLDVPAPPIAILNSAAGLGGGGGAGAAGAAGEKAGGAAAAEKTVFELRLEAFDAASKIKVIKEIRSFTDLGLKEAKELVEKAPAVIKGGVSKEEARTIIDKMKAVGAKVVMD